The following nucleotide sequence is from Thermoanaerobaculia bacterium.
GGCGCCCGACTCGCGACCGCGCCGTAGCGGCGCCCGACTCGTGACCGCGCCGTAGCGGCGCCCGACTCGCGACCGCGCCGTTCAGCGGCGCCCTCCGACTAGAGCTTCACCCCGAAAGCCAGTCCCTCGACCGTCGGCAGGAAGGTCGTCATGAACTCTTCCCCTCCCGCCAGCTCCCGGTTGAACCGGTCGAGCGCCTCGACGCTCTCGCGGCTCCAGCCTTCCTGGGGCCCGAACGCCGCGCGGAACACGTTGTCGGCGAGCAGCACGCCGCCGCGGCGCAGGTGCCCGGCCGCCCAGCGGTAGTAGCCGGGATAGCTCGTCTTGTCCGCGTCGACGAAGACCAGGTCGAAAGGGCCGTCCCGCACGATCTCGGGGAGCTTCTCGAGCGCCCGCCCCACGTGGATGCGCACGCGGTCGGAGAGGCCGGCCCGCCGGAACGATTCCGCCGCGACGTCCGCGTGCTTCGGTTCGTACTCGAAGGTGTCGAGGGTTCCGCCCGGCGGAAGGGCGCGGGCCAGGCAGACGCCGGAGTAGCCTCCCAGCGTTCCGATCTCGACGATCTTCCGGGCGCGGGCCGCGCGGGCGATCGCTTCGAGATGCCGCCCGTCGAGGCGCGCGACCTGGATTTCGGGAAGGCCCGCGGCGAGCGACCGTTCCCGGATCTCCGCGAGGACCTCGTCTTCGTTGCCGAGAACGGAATCGAGATAGCGGCCGACGGCGGGATCGCTCTGGCCGATGCCGGCGGGGTCGTTGCCCATGTCTACGTCCTCCGGAAGGCGGTCTCGGAAAGTCCGAGTCCGGCGATCGCCGGGTCGATCGCGGCGCGCTGGATCT
It contains:
- a CDS encoding O-methyltransferase, yielding MGNDPAGIGQSDPAVGRYLDSVLGNEDEVLAEIRERSLAAGLPEIQVARLDGRHLEAIARAARARKIVEIGTLGGYSGVCLARALPPGGTLDTFEYEPKHADVAAESFRRAGLSDRVRIHVGRALEKLPEIVRDGPFDLVFVDADKTSYPGYYRWAAGHLRRGGVLLADNVFRAAFGPQEGWSRESVEALDRFNRELAGGEEFMTTFLPTVEGLAFGVKL